A part of Rhodamnia argentea isolate NSW1041297 chromosome 8, ASM2092103v1, whole genome shotgun sequence genomic DNA contains:
- the LOC115727069 gene encoding uncharacterized protein LOC115727069 — MDKQGDESHKDLELDNKHEDFFSNIHLEGRVDESRALKLEIEQLRGRIDVMKHDEAELLKCKGGCSRGFERKGRNAPAYRRAEFLAHQHGEPEKSFHVMFLIADAFEQPLMASFQDYPGSREHEEVIDDEDEKLKGLRDEMGDEVYKVVATALLEMNEYNPSGRYTILELWNYREGRKASLKEGIQYIMRERKTKKRRMNSLLRLVSREYER, encoded by the exons ATGGACAAACAAGGAGATGAATCTCACAAGGACCTGGAATTGGATAATAAACATGAAGACTTTTTCTCTAACATCCATCTGGAAGGTCGGGTCGATGAGAGTCGAGCACTGAAACTGGAGATCGAACAGCTGAGGGGGAGAATCGATGTCATGAAGCATGATGAGGCTGAACTTCTGAAGTGCAAGGGGGGGTGCTCTCGGGGatttgaaagaaaaggaagaaatgcTCCAGCATACAGAAGAGCTGAATTTCTTGCTCATCAACATGGAGAGCCAGA AAAGAGCTTCCATGTTATGTTCCTTATAGCAGACGCGTTTGAACAACCCCTCATGGCGTCCTTTCAAGATTATCCAGGCTCAAGGGAGCATGAG GAAGTaatagatgatgaagatgaaaaatTGAAGGGCCTGAGGGATGAAATGGGGGATGAAGTTTACAAAGTTGTCGCAACGGCCTTGCTGGAGATGAATGAGTATAATCCGAGCGGCAGGTACACCATTCTGGAGTTGTGGAACTACAGAGAGGGAAGAAAGGCTTCACTAAAGGAGGGGATTCAATATATAATGAGGGAGCGGAAGACCAAGAAGCGCAGAATGAACAGTCTCCTGAGGTTAGTATCTAGGGAATATGAGAGATAA